A window from candidate division KSB1 bacterium encodes these proteins:
- a CDS encoding Crp/Fnr family transcriptional regulator, whose product MTTVDSDALLKAVPLFSDLSPSELAEVASLCSRLTVRRGTVIVAEEEQGSTFFLIVRGQVKVTHIAPDGREVVLAILRDGDFFGEMALLDGKARSASVVALEDTDLLTLRRPDFLALLNRRPGIAVSLLRELAARIRACDQQISTLTLQDALGRVAATLVRLAERTGRSLGPTVVIPRLPLQRDLANMAGTARETASRALKYLESKGDIKRVGRRLFIHNYHAFLQKYARQQ is encoded by the coding sequence TTGACGACCGTAGACAGCGACGCGCTCCTGAAGGCCGTTCCCCTTTTCTCCGATCTGAGCCCGTCGGAGCTGGCGGAGGTCGCCTCCCTGTGCAGCCGCCTGACCGTCCGGCGCGGGACGGTGATCGTCGCCGAGGAGGAACAGGGGAGCACCTTCTTCCTGATCGTGCGGGGCCAGGTGAAGGTAACCCACATTGCCCCCGACGGTCGCGAGGTGGTGCTGGCCATCCTCCGGGACGGCGACTTTTTCGGCGAGATGGCCCTTCTGGACGGAAAGGCCCGCTCCGCCTCCGTGGTTGCGCTGGAGGATACGGATCTCCTCACGCTGCGACGCCCGGACTTCCTGGCGCTGCTCAACCGCCGGCCGGGCATTGCGGTCAGTTTGCTGCGCGAGCTGGCGGCCCGCATCCGAGCCTGCGACCAGCAAATCTCCACGCTCACCCTCCAGGATGCCCTCGGCCGCGTGGCCGCCACGCTGGTGCGCCTGGCTGAAAGGACAGGGAGATCGCTGGGGCCGACCGTGGTGATCCCGCGTCTCCCTCTGCAGCGCGACCTCGCCAATATGGCTGGAACGGCCCGCGAAACGGCCAGCCGTGCCCTCAAGTACCTCGAAAGCAAGGGGGACATCAAGCGCGTAGGACGGCGGCTGTTTATTCACAACTACCACGCGTTCCTCCAGAAATACGCCCGCCAGCAGTAG
- a CDS encoding glycosyltransferase family 4 protein yields MEMHVAHLSRELARRGHQVVLLCSPGSRLASATPTKVADLSVPGYVALRSVFRAAQLLRAFRPDVVHVHYSRDLWVIVPALWGLPGVPLVFTKHIGTRRPKRDPLHAYLYRRVDQAIAISQVIARNLQETHPLPQRKIRVLYHGVDVDAFQAARAERDQVRRELGLERHHFVAGILGRLEPHKGHLEFIAMAERVAAELPHARFLIVGGETVGEEEKAEVIRRRWRESSARERICLTGFRSDVPRVLSAMDVFVFPSHAEAFGLVLIEAMAAGLPVVTSNCDGVLDVVEDGVTGWTVSPTDVDALAARVLELARDADLRERMAAAALTQARERFDLQRMLGELEGLYRHLTETRRTRLF; encoded by the coding sequence ATGGAGATGCACGTGGCGCATCTCAGCCGTGAGCTGGCACGCCGAGGCCACCAGGTGGTCCTGCTGTGTAGCCCTGGCTCGCGGCTGGCCAGTGCTACCCCTACGAAGGTGGCAGACCTTTCTGTTCCAGGCTACGTGGCTCTGCGGAGCGTCTTTCGAGCCGCACAGCTTCTGCGAGCCTTCAGGCCCGACGTCGTTCACGTCCATTACTCAAGAGACCTGTGGGTTATTGTTCCGGCGCTGTGGGGACTGCCAGGGGTGCCCCTCGTTTTCACCAAGCACATCGGCACCCGGCGTCCCAAGCGGGATCCTCTGCACGCCTACCTCTATCGACGCGTGGATCAGGCCATAGCCATCTCGCAGGTGATCGCGCGAAACCTGCAGGAAACTCACCCGCTTCCCCAGCGCAAGATCCGGGTTCTGTACCACGGGGTCGACGTGGATGCCTTCCAGGCGGCTCGCGCAGAGCGGGATCAGGTGCGCCGGGAGCTGGGACTGGAGAGGCATCACTTTGTCGCCGGGATCCTTGGGCGCCTGGAGCCCCACAAAGGACACCTGGAGTTCATCGCCATGGCCGAGAGGGTGGCGGCGGAGCTCCCTCACGCCCGCTTTCTGATCGTGGGCGGCGAAACGGTTGGAGAAGAGGAAAAGGCCGAAGTCATCCGCAGGCGCTGGCGGGAATCGAGCGCCCGCGAGCGCATCTGCCTCACCGGTTTTCGCAGCGATGTTCCGCGAGTCCTCTCCGCCATGGACGTGTTCGTGTTTCCTTCCCACGCGGAGGCCTTTGGGCTCGTCCTGATCGAGGCCATGGCTGCGGGGCTCCCCGTCGTCACGAGCAACTGCGACGGCGTCCTCGATGTGGTAGAGGACGGCGTGACGGGGTGGACGGTCTCACCGACGGACGTCGACGCCTTGGCGGCCCGGGTCTTGGAGCTTGCGCGCGACGCCGATCTGAGGGAGCGAATGGCGGCCGCGGCACTGACACAGGCCCGCGAGCGGTTCGACCTCCAGCGGATGCTCGGGGAATTGGAAGGGCTGTACCGGCATCTCACCGAAACGCGAAGGACGCGCCTTTTCTGA